aattaatatgagaAATAGCTTTTGGGTCAGGTCACTGCCCCACTCACTATCATCCCTTTTACTTTTCTAGTCCAAAGTAAGCAGTAGTTAATTTTATAGTCTAATTGGGtgcttttataatttaattttatactcATGGTCTTGGGTTTGAGCTCATTTTGTGGGTGTACAGTTTGCTCTCGAAACTCGCGGGCCACAATTTCGGAATTTGGTTATTCGGTTTGGCAGTCGCTGTCTGTTACTCCGTTACTGCTAGAACGGCAGCTTTTGTTTTGAGCTGAAATACatagaaacaaaatattttaattattggCCCCATATGAGGGattctttaataaatattttgtattaaaaattaattatatattttttattttagtagttggattgtatttattaaatatattaataagTATATAACTAATTCTTAACTTCAATACTTATTGAAGAATCATCGCTCCGTAATCTCAGTACGTAATTGTGGTCAAACGATGCCTATTGACAAGTGAAATGACTGTTCTGTTCAAACAAataccaatttattttttactgtGGGCTTACAAGAGTTCGCACTttttatgtgaattttgtttGAATGGGTTGGGCTTGGACTGTAGTTCAACTAATAGGTCCGTTTTCTCTGTATTTTGAGACTCATTGAATTTTGGCCTTTTCTTATGTGTTAATTTAGGTGGCCTTTTCATATGAACCCCATAGAGAGAGGCCCATTGCAAGTTGTTGACACAATTTAACTAGGCCGGGTTCAATTGGATCCATTAGCttcagttttttgtttgtttttaagaaGCTTTCCTATTAAGAGAGAtaataatatactaaactcaaacACACTATACAAATATTAGGAGTCGAACTCATGATCTTTTcttagaaaaaatatttactccaaaccactacattAATGAATCCTTTACTTAGCCTCAGTCTTTAGAGAGGCCCATCTcatttcaaaatttgtaagttgattttgggttttagggtttatttGTTGTACTTTCCGATATAGTGGGAAAAAAGGGTTCTTCGTATTCGTATTCGTATTATTGATTGACAGAAAAGAAGGCAGGCACCAAATTCTATATGCCTTCCTTTCGGTGGATTGTCTATAGCCTTAGATTGGGCAAATGGTTATGATGAATCACATGATGCCCTTGATTCAACCCAACATTAAAATTCTTTGTTAACATAGATTTTCCGAAAGCTTAATCATATCATAACTACTCATCACAAGTCACATGCACAATTATTTGATTAAAATTGATGGAGAATCAATTTACTGATTTGTCTTCCTCATTACTTGGGTAAGCTTTGATTGCTTATTTGTGTTTATAATATGTATCATATGACAACCACAAAAGGCTTTTAAACAACTGCATTTATGGTTTAGCCCAATTCATTAAAGCAAatgtgtttttcattttatacaCGAGTTCGAATTCctcttcttttaaattatattaaaaatatctCTATACAACTCAGAAAGGTGCTCGATACCTCTTAATTGAGCCGGCCATATATAAGCGCAAACTGCAAGTATGGAATTAcgttattttggattttatttgatACTCTTCTGCTGTAAGACAAGtttcagaaaaatattttGCAGGCTCACCTCACCTCAGCTTGCCCTTTGAAAAATATTCCATTCAAATTTGGTCTGATTTAAATCCATTTGTGGGAGGACCACAAATATCGTATGTAAATAATCTACGAACGTACGGTGGAACCCATTGGAAAATTTTCATCCGAAGTTTAAACACATTTTTTATGTCGAAAAGCAAATCACAAGAGAGATCATGCCTCAAAACACAGTCAACCTTATGATGTAATCTGACGCTTCAGAATCATTCCCTCCTTCTGCCACTCCCACTCAAATCCACTCAAATCCACAATCCTCCTTCAtcactttctttcttctatacTTCTGCTTcctatctatctatctctcCATTGGAAATTGGAATGTAAAATGCCCAAAATCACTGTGGGCCCAACACCCCTCACTCCTTCCACGTGTGACCCATCCATCGCACCCTAGACCATACGCAACTCCATCATAATTAATTTCCCAACTTCATCACCGTCGATTCTTTCTCTTTTAAGAAGGTTTACTATGTCAGTTTCTATTACTAAATTAACTATGAAATTATTTACAACACCGCTTCGGTCCAAGCCGGGTCCAATAAGTCAAAGAACCCGAAGTGACCCAGTCCTGCATTGGTATCCGAGCACCTCCCAGTAATATCCATCCACGTGTTCCTATCCCATTCGCCCATGCTCTGGAATCCAATGACGTCTTTTCGTTATAAAGAACCCACGACGGTTGCTCTAAATTGCTCCCACCACCAACAAAAATGGCGCCAAACGTCCTCTGCCTTCCGGGAAATGTTTCCGCATTTCGCGTGACTCTCGCTTTCCTCCTCCTACTTTCCCTTCTTCTGCACCCAATCAGCGCCGGCCACGACTACCATGACGCCCTCCGCAAGAGCATCCTATTCTTCGAAGGCCAACGCTCCGGAAAGCTCCCCCCAGATCAACGATTGAAATGGCGCCGCGACTCCGCATTGCACGACGGATCCACCGCCGGAGTAATTCCCACTCCATACACTCTTCCCCTCCCTAACACTCCTCCCACTTTTCACAACGCCGCGTTTAAATTtgcttattttttcttttgtgacGTTCCGTTTGCTGACTTCAGGTGGACTTAACGGGCGGGTACTACGACGCCGGCGACAACATTAAGTTCGGGTTCCCGATGGCCTTCACGACGACGTTGCTTGCTTGGAGCGTCATAGACTTCGGTCGAACCATGGGCCCGGAGCTGAAGAACACGGTTGGGGCCGTGAAGTGGGGCACCGACTATCTCCTCAAGGCGACGGCGGTGCCCGACGTCGTTTTCGTCCAGGTCGGGGATCCGTACTCTGACCACAACTGCTGGGAGAGGCCCGAGGACATGGACACGTCTCGCGCGGTGTACAAGATCGATAAGAACCATCCGGGATCTGACGTGGCAGGTGAAACGGCCGCAGCACTTGCCGCGGCGTCCATTGTGTTCAGGTCACGTGACCCCGCCTACTCTAGATTGCTCCTCAATCGAGCCGTTAGGGTACGTCGCTGTCACTCACTCTCTGTTTATTCACTAACCTTAGGTAAAAGTAAAACCGTGAAAGTAAATGGACGATATCTGTTTGTAGGTGTTCGAGTTTGCTGACAGGCACCGGGGTGCGTACAGCGCCAGCCTGCGCTCTGCCGTGTGCCCTTTTTACTGCGACGTGAACGGTTTCCAGGTCAgcaacttttttaaaaaatattttttctatttctccATTTCGGAGTTACTGAAACTGATTTTCAGCCGTTAGATTTGGTTATAGGCCGAAAATCTTGGCCCCTCAGCTAGCAAGCTACGTTAATATAATGATTTAATATTGCAGGACGAGTTGCTTTGGGGAGCGGCGTGGTTGCACAAGGCATCGAGGAGGCGCGTTTACCGAGAATACATAGTGAAGAACGAGGTGGTGTTGAGGGCAGGGGATACTATTAACGAGTTTGGTTGGGATAACAAGCATGCTGGGATTAACATCCTCATTTCCAAGGTACTTATGTTAAGCAAAGCAAATCTTAACATAAATTTCTTAATTAACTTCTTCTTACTGCTTAATCATTATATTAATAACTTATTTAATAAGTATGTTTGTCTCTATCAgtgtttttattctttttgtctttATGCTCTTGTATGGAATGTAACAgccatttctttatttatggCCTTAATGCAAACATAGGTGTATGCTCTGCGAATCACGTGCTCTGGAACTATGTCTAAATGTAGAAGAACCctattaataaagaaaaataaaagttcagCTATCACATAGAATGAATTTCTGCAAATTATTATCCATTATCTAATATGGGGTATGTGCAACAACATGGTTTTGGTGGTGCAGTGGACCCCATGGCCATACGGTTTTCATCAACTTGAATAAGTTAAAGATGTGCGATCCGTACATCTTAGTtcgtgaaataaattaataatacatGCTTAGGAATAGTTATGTAAAGGTAAAACTTAAAACATGTttgataaatataaaaaacagtGAAAGGAAAATTTATTGGAAAAGGTTCATGAATCAAGTGGATTATTGCACATGATCGCTGTTAGCTTACAATTAGGCTTTCCCTTCCTTCGGGGGTGGGGAaccaattttcttctttttcttcatagtcCAAAATGCCACTGCATTAGCAACGTTTAGATTTTAAACAAGGATGATCCAAAAGGGGCAGAAAGGACTTTAGAGTCAATGGATTTTTGGCATTGTGTTGTCCCTTCAATCAGGAAAAGAGCAGTGAGGAGCCAGGTGGCGTCCAGGTCTGCACCTCCATCTTTAGATCTTGGACACTCGTGGGTCCCTCAATCAGTGAGTCACTGCTGCATGCATGTGCTTAAAGGCTGAGAAGATGGTTCTTCCCATACTCCTTTGAGCCATTATTTCTCTACGAACAACTTTTCTTCAAACCCAGTCAGTCTCACATTTCAAAAAATGTGATCCTTTTCACATGTTTATCTTGTTAACCACTATGCATACCACCTTATGTTTTTCCAGTCTCTCAGTCTCTCAGAGAAGGAAATTAAAATCTACTTTTGGTTTGTGTAAAAATATGTGGCAGGAAGTGCTGATGGGAAAAGCAGATTATTTCCAATCTTTCAAGCAAAATGCAGATGAGTTTATATGTTCCATATTGCCCGGACTTTCTCATCCTCAAGTCCAATATTCTCCAggtatttttcttcattaatAAAATCGAGATCACAAGCTTAAGTAATAATTGTTAGAAAAACCCAGCATCCGATTTACTTTACTTGCTAATCGAATTGATCTGGTTTTTGAAAGGTGGGTTGATCTTCAAACCTGGAGGCAGTAACATGCAGCATGTAACCTCACTTTCATTCCTACTTTTGGCTTATTCCAACTATCTAAGCCATGCCAATAAAGTCGTGCCCTGTGGCCAGACTTCAGCCTCCCCTGCTTTCCTCAAACAGTTGGCTAAACGTCAGGTAATTAATCAAAACCACACATATACATATCCATCAGGGACCATCTCTAGATCAGACAAGTTAACGGATAGATTTTGATCTTGTCCTGTCTGACTCTACCTTAACTTTCCGCCATATATTATAATCATGATATATACACCTACATATGTATTTGTACCTACAAGAATTCTATGAAATTGTCCACACATTGAATGACCCTTGATCCAGAGGGCACCCACGTGAACGAGGGTGCTTCTGCAATTATATTCAAGTTTGGGGACAGTATTGTAACTGAAGTTTTGGCTTTTCCTCAATGCAATTTTCAGGTGGACTACATACTTGGTGATAATCCATTGATGATGTCGTACATGGTTGGATACGGTGCACGCTACCCGCAGAGGATACACCACCGGGGCAGCTCACTGCCATCGGTTCACGTCCACCCGGCCCACATTGGTTGCAAAGCCGGCTCTCGATATTTCTTGAGTCCAAATCCGAACCCGAATTTGCTGGTGGGAGCGGTGGTGGGGGGTCCCAATAGCTCAGATGCGTTTCCAGACTCGAGGCCCTTCTTCCAAGAATCAGAGCCCACAACGTACATCAATGCGCCGTTGGTGGGCCTACTTGCATATTTTTCAGCCCACTATTGATTTGAGCAGCAAGCAAATGTAAATGAGAATGTTGTAGTGGTGCGCTAAGGTCACCCACCCCTATCTACCTACCCCATTTAGTCTGAAACATTCTAATTGTTCCCAAGAA
The window above is part of the Prunus dulcis chromosome 1, ALMONDv2, whole genome shotgun sequence genome. Proteins encoded here:
- the LOC117638476 gene encoding endoglucanase 8, whose protein sequence is MAPNVLCLPGNVSAFRVTLAFLLLLSLLLHPISAGHDYHDALRKSILFFEGQRSGKLPPDQRLKWRRDSALHDGSTAGVDLTGGYYDAGDNIKFGFPMAFTTTLLAWSVIDFGRTMGPELKNTVGAVKWGTDYLLKATAVPDVVFVQVGDPYSDHNCWERPEDMDTSRAVYKIDKNHPGSDVAGETAAALAAASIVFRSRDPAYSRLLLNRAVRVFEFADRHRGAYSASLRSAVCPFYCDVNGFQDELLWGAAWLHKASRRRVYREYIVKNEVVLRAGDTINEFGWDNKHAGINILISKEVLMGKADYFQSFKQNADEFICSILPGLSHPQVQYSPGGLIFKPGGSNMQHVTSLSFLLLAYSNYLSHANKVVPCGQTSASPAFLKQLAKRQVDYILGDNPLMMSYMVGYGARYPQRIHHRGSSLPSVHVHPAHIGCKAGSRYFLSPNPNPNLLVGAVVGGPNSSDAFPDSRPFFQESEPTTYINAPLVGLLAYFSAHY